CGTCGAACAGGCCCGTCGACAGCAGCCCGCGCAGGGCGCTGTCGGTGTCGGCGTACCCGAACGGGCACGACACCCGCCCCGAGCCGTCCGGCTTCAGCCCGGCCCGGTGGGCGACCTCCTCCAGGTCGTCACGGCGGGCGGGGCGCCACCGGCCAGCGCCGCGCAGCGGATCGGCCAGCTTCGTCGCCACCCGCAGCACCGAGGAGGTGGCGCAGCGCTCCGGCGGGCCCCAGCCGGCCAGCACCACGGCCGCGCCGTGGCCCGCCCGCGGCAGCGCCGCCGCCAGCAGCTCGCCCAGCCCCTCGGCGTCGCCCGCCCGGCAGCCGATCGGCTCGAAGACGGTCACCACGGTGTACGGGGGCGTCCGGGCGCCGGCCGCGTCTCCGGGGGAGCCCGCCACGAGCCGCACACCGGCACGCGCGCGCGTGCCGCGCGGCCCGTCCGGCTGCAGGCGCTCGCGCGCCAGGGCGAGCCGTTCGGGGCACGAGTCGACACCGGTGACCGAAGCCCCCCGGGAGAGGGCCATCAGCAGGGCGAGCCCGGAGCCGCAGCGCAGACCCAGGAGCCTGGTGCCCGGGCCCACTTCAAGTCGCTCGTGGACGGTCTCGTAGAGCGGCACCAGCATCCGCTCCTGGATCTCGGACCAGTCACGCGCGCGTGCGCACAGGTCCACGCGGGGTGGTGCGGAAGCCGCGTGTGACAGGTGTTCCCGCACGAGCGTAGGTGTCATAGGTAAGCGCCCCATTCCGCCGACAGTTCGTCGCAGTGCCCGATTGCGTGGCCCCCGTGCCGTGCGCTCGCACTATCCACGTATGCCAGGTAACTCCCGGCTCGCGGTGCCGTCCAGGGGTCGTGGGGCCCCGCTTGGGTCCGGTGCGCCTGTGTGGCGAGATTTCACGTCCGCGCAACCTGCGCGACCCGCCGGATGCCGGGGCGGGCGCGGGCCCGGGGTAACGTCGCGGGCGTCGCGGGCGCTGAGTGAGACAACGAGCCGTACGCGAGAGCGACCGAAACGCACCTTGCGCATCGCCGGATCCCAGCAGCACCGGGACGTACACGCCGGGCCGTACGTCACGCTACGCA
Above is a genomic segment from Streptomyces collinus Tu 365 containing:
- a CDS encoding class I SAM-dependent methyltransferase, which produces MTPTLVREHLSHAASAPPRVDLCARARDWSEIQERMLVPLYETVHERLEVGPGTRLLGLRCGSGLALLMALSRGASVTGVDSCPERLALARERLQPDGPRGTRARAGVRLVAGSPGDAAGARTPPYTVVTVFEPIGCRAGDAEGLGELLAAALPRAGHGAAVVLAGWGPPERCATSSVLRVATKLADPLRGAGRWRPARRDDLEEVAHRAGLKPDGSGRVSCPFGYADTDSALRGLLSTGLFDAAVAATDRKQVTKELTEALHPYRREDGTVWMPNVFRYLIARVP